A window of Bradyrhizobium diazoefficiens genomic DNA:
CGTCGGCAGGCCGGCGACGTTGAAGGATTCCTTCACCGTGACCGGCAGCCCGAGCAACGGCTTGCGCTCGCCGCGTGCCAGTGCCGCATCCGCCTCGCGTGCCGCGCCGAGCGCGCTATCAAAATCCCGCACGCAGATCGCGTTGATCTTGCCGTCGTGCCGTTCGATGCGATCGATCGCATCCTGTGTGAGCTCGACCGCGGAGACCTTCTTTGCGGTCAATGCGGCGGACAGCTCGACCGCGCTCTTGAAACTCCATTCCGATTTGGTCACGGCATTCTCCTGCGCTTCAGCGAGCCTATGATGCGCAGTTTTGCACGACCTCACAACCACCGTTTGATCGTGGTTGACCTGCCCGGAATGCTAGCTAGCCCGGCAACATTCGCTGCATCACGCGGTCGCGATAGATGAAGATGTGCGCGAACGCGGCGGCCACATGAGCCCCGATGACGACAAGAAGCGCCCATTCCATCGCCTGGTGCAGGCCATCGATGGCGCGACCGGCAGCCGCATTGTCGGGCGCCAGCATCGGCAGCGGCGTGAAATAAAAGAACGACACGGACCACCCTCGGAACGATGCGAACAACCAGCCGGAAATCGTCGTCGCAAGCACGAGCACATAGAGCAGCCAGTGCACGGCCTCCGAACTCAATCGCTGCCAGGCGGGGAGGGAACTCTCCGGCGCGACGGGATGGGTGAGGCGCCAGACGAGGCGTAGGGCCGTCAACGCAAGGATGACGATCCCGATCGAGATGTGGAAGGTCATTCCGGCACCGGGCGACATGCCGCGGTGAATATCAGGCATTAACCAGCCGATCGGATATTGCACGGCGAGCAGTGCCACAACGAGCCAGTGCAAAATCTTGGCGGGTTTGCCGTATTGCAATCGAGCTGTCATGGGTTCGAAACCTGCTTATTGCGCCACTTTACGCGGCTCCGATCAATATCCCGACCGCGAGCACGATCGCGCCACCGAGCACGATCTGGAACACCGCCTGGAGGAATGGTGTATCCATGTAGCGCGAGCGGATGAAGGCGATCGCCCACAATTCGAAGAACACCACGACGCAGGCGATGGCGGTTGCGATCCAGAACGCGTTGGCCCAACTATCCGGCACGAGATAGGGCGCGGTGTGGCCGAGCCCGCCGAGCGTCGTCATCGCGCCGCAGGTGACGCCGCGCAGCCAGGGCGAGCCGCGTCCGGTCAGCGAGCCGTCGTCGGACAGCGCCTCCGCAAAGCCCATGCTGATGCCGGCGCCGATCGAGGCGGCGAGTCCGACCAGGAAAGTCTGCCAGTTCTGGTGGGTGGCGAAGGCGGCTGCAAACAGCGGCGCCAGCGTCGAGACCGAACCGTCCATCAGGCCCGCGAGGCCCGGCTGCACGTATTGCAGAACGAACATGCGCCGCAGTGTGCGGTCTTCCTCGGCGCGCACATCGGGCTTCAGGATTTCGTCCGTCAGCTTGGCCGCGGTGTGCTCGTGGCTCTTCTCGGCTTCCGCAAGATCGCCAAGCAACCTGCG
This region includes:
- a CDS encoding cytochrome b, whose product is MTARLQYGKPAKILHWLVVALLAVQYPIGWLMPDIHRGMSPGAGMTFHISIGIVILALTALRLVWRLTHPVAPESSLPAWQRLSSEAVHWLLYVLVLATTISGWLFASFRGWSVSFFYFTPLPMLAPDNAAAGRAIDGLHQAMEWALLVVIGAHVAAAFAHIFIYRDRVMQRMLPG
- the mbfA gene encoding iron exporter MbfA; this translates as MKNFADLTEREVLAVAISSEEEDSRIYMSFAEDLKERYPDSAKIFEQMAEEERGHRHMLLETYEQRFGPHLPPIRREDVKGFLRRRPVWLTKNLPLDTIRREVETMEMQAERFYVKAAEQAEDVNVRRLLGDLAEAEKSHEHTAAKLTDEILKPDVRAEEDRTLRRMFVLQYVQPGLAGLMDGSVSTLAPLFAAAFATHQNWQTFLVGLAASIGAGISMGFAEALSDDGSLTGRGSPWLRGVTCGAMTTLGGLGHTAPYLVPDSWANAFWIATAIACVVVFFELWAIAFIRSRYMDTPFLQAVFQIVLGGAIVLAVGILIGAA